In Paraburkholderia aromaticivorans, a single window of DNA contains:
- a CDS encoding LuxR C-terminal-related transcriptional regulator, with amino-acid sequence MASTSTSAGSVATELVLKTIAPRAPAHLLVRERLAAHALHFGDQSIALVQAPAGYGKTSLLAQWRRETLARGAAVAFLSVDERDDPQRLLQGLVHAMRAGCARPAFGRLLLDGAVGSVGELDAVTAWLAEVAQFSGDVLLIVDEADRLPEAGLTALIYVLHNAPPNLHVAVAARRRIDTAVADLIAYGQCILVDPEMLRFRLEETIALIANRFGSRFDADACARLFELTDGWPLGLQLAMAAMARARDPRQVVETMAANQGGLREHLVGTLIAELSSEDTDFLTRTSLVDSLHPELCQALTGDPQAPERLARLVRETPVFVTSEDGAWCWLHTLVRDVLQGRLAHLAAAERAALHGRAAAWLTRHGMIEQAARHAHAAGQHQTAYELAERCLHDAVKEGRLTAVLEWLDLLPADELERRPRLLLAAAWALALGERHKEAELQVQRVLASPDADAQLRYECALILCAAAYYADEIDRFVELFAPWAEFAPAADSWLAQVHANRLAVRAILLGQPAQARRFQLTAKRAEVGKGIGYVVRWADYIVSFSYVWEGQLVLAEEVLRPALASAEADLGRRHPLSCMFAATCAALSYEADRVDEAAALLANRLDILERGGTPDAVLLAYRTAARIAAVKGNEHRAFDLLEAMYAMGVSRRLPRLCIASMAEQVRIHAGRYRAQMCDALVRRIDDMVTEEEPKRGPLWRQSVGLLVGLAHAGAAIAARRWQQALDDLAQAGEAAEAMKLGRYQIEVMAMRAFALEQSGANGLALLREAMNLAQTFRLTRTLADAHPALADWARRVSEEQPESGEVTRAIAAARVAVPPLGRQATVPRAVPSVVLTPKEREILELLARNMSNKEIAVAAAVGEGTVKWHLKNLFGKLDASSRKHAVRRALVLGLLEGA; translated from the coding sequence ATGGCATCGACATCGACAAGCGCCGGTAGTGTAGCCACCGAACTGGTCCTGAAGACCATCGCGCCGCGCGCGCCGGCCCATTTGCTGGTTCGTGAGCGGCTGGCCGCGCACGCGTTGCACTTCGGCGATCAATCAATCGCTCTTGTGCAAGCGCCGGCTGGGTATGGCAAGACTTCTCTGCTTGCGCAATGGCGCCGGGAAACCCTGGCGCGTGGTGCCGCGGTCGCCTTCCTTTCAGTGGATGAGCGGGATGATCCTCAGCGGCTCCTGCAAGGACTCGTCCATGCCATGCGGGCAGGCTGCGCCCGCCCCGCGTTCGGACGATTGCTGCTTGACGGCGCCGTGGGGTCGGTCGGCGAACTGGACGCCGTGACCGCCTGGCTCGCCGAAGTCGCCCAATTTTCAGGCGATGTTCTGTTGATCGTCGACGAGGCCGACCGTCTACCCGAAGCCGGCCTGACTGCACTGATCTATGTCTTGCACAATGCCCCGCCAAATCTTCACGTGGCCGTTGCCGCGCGCCGCAGAATCGATACGGCCGTTGCCGATCTGATCGCCTACGGGCAATGCATCCTGGTCGATCCCGAGATGCTGCGTTTTCGTCTCGAAGAGACGATTGCACTGATCGCCAACCGGTTCGGGTCGCGTTTCGACGCCGACGCGTGCGCCAGGCTGTTCGAGTTGACGGACGGCTGGCCGCTTGGGTTGCAGCTTGCAATGGCGGCCATGGCGCGAGCCCGGGATCCTCGGCAAGTCGTGGAGACCATGGCGGCCAATCAGGGCGGACTGCGTGAACACCTTGTCGGGACGCTGATTGCGGAGCTTTCGTCGGAAGATACCGATTTCCTCACGCGCACCAGCTTAGTGGATTCGCTGCACCCGGAACTCTGTCAGGCGTTGACCGGGGATCCACAGGCACCGGAGCGGCTCGCGCGCCTCGTGCGTGAGACGCCCGTGTTCGTCACCTCTGAGGACGGCGCATGGTGCTGGCTTCACACGCTTGTGCGCGACGTCCTGCAAGGCCGCCTCGCTCATCTGGCCGCCGCCGAACGGGCTGCTCTGCATGGTCGTGCTGCTGCCTGGCTGACCCGGCACGGCATGATCGAACAGGCAGCAAGGCATGCTCATGCCGCGGGCCAGCACCAGACTGCCTACGAACTGGCGGAGCGTTGCCTGCATGACGCAGTCAAGGAGGGACGCCTGACGGCGGTTCTCGAATGGCTCGATCTGCTCCCCGCGGATGAACTCGAGCGGCGTCCGCGCTTGTTGTTGGCAGCGGCCTGGGCATTGGCGCTGGGTGAGCGGCACAAGGAGGCGGAACTTCAGGTGCAGCGCGTCCTCGCCAGCCCCGACGCCGACGCTCAACTGCGTTACGAATGCGCGCTCATCCTGTGCGCCGCCGCCTATTACGCCGATGAGATAGACCGGTTCGTAGAGCTGTTCGCGCCCTGGGCGGAGTTCGCTCCCGCCGCCGATTCCTGGCTCGCCCAGGTTCACGCAAACCGCCTCGCAGTACGTGCGATTCTGCTCGGTCAGCCCGCGCAGGCGCGTCGGTTCCAGCTGACGGCAAAGCGGGCCGAAGTCGGCAAAGGGATCGGCTACGTGGTGCGCTGGGCCGATTACATTGTGAGCTTCAGCTACGTATGGGAAGGCCAGCTTGTGCTTGCCGAGGAGGTACTCCGTCCGGCACTGGCAAGCGCGGAAGCGGACCTCGGCCGCCGTCATCCGCTCTCGTGTATGTTTGCCGCGACTTGCGCCGCGCTGAGCTATGAAGCCGATCGTGTCGACGAGGCCGCCGCGCTACTGGCCAATCGACTTGACATCCTGGAGCGAGGCGGCACGCCAGACGCCGTGTTGCTCGCCTACCGCACCGCGGCGCGTATCGCAGCGGTCAAAGGCAACGAACACCGGGCGTTCGATCTCCTCGAGGCAATGTACGCGATGGGTGTGAGCCGGCGCCTGCCGCGTCTGTGTATTGCCAGCATGGCAGAACAGGTGCGTATTCACGCCGGCCGCTATCGCGCGCAAATGTGCGACGCGCTGGTGCGCCGTATCGACGATATGGTGACCGAGGAGGAACCGAAAAGGGGGCCGCTGTGGAGGCAGTCGGTCGGGCTGCTAGTCGGGTTGGCGCATGCCGGCGCTGCCATCGCGGCGCGTCGCTGGCAGCAGGCGCTTGACGACCTCGCGCAGGCCGGCGAGGCCGCTGAGGCGATGAAGCTTGGTCGATATCAGATTGAAGTCATGGCGATGCGCGCCTTCGCGCTGGAGCAGTCCGGCGCGAACGGGCTCGCATTGCTTCGCGAGGCGATGAATCTCGCGCAGACTTTCCGTTTGACCCGCACGCTGGCCGACGCGCATCCTGCCCTCGCCGACTGGGCGCGGCGCGTCAGCGAAGAGCAGCCTGAATCCGGCGAAGTCACTCGCGCGATCGCGGCAGCGCGCGTAGCCGTGCCGCCACTGGGCCGCCAGGCCACCGTGCCGCGAGCTGTGCCGAGCGTTGTGCTAACGCCCAAAGAGCGCGAGATCCTTGAGCTGCTGGCGCGAAATATGTCGAACAAGGAGATTGCGGTTGCGGCCGCAGTGGGAGAGGGCACGGTGAAGTGGCACCTCAAGAATCTCTTTGGAAAGCTCGACGCCAGCTCGCGAAAGCATGCGGTTCGAAGAGCGTTGGTGCTGGGTTTGCTCGAAGGCGCATAA
- a CDS encoding hemerythrin domain-containing protein — protein sequence MGSCIEATGHAVAFAQSMGARVTFLPILYQHAATLHRLASRAGNVTERTLELLARAEAAARAQGVPYSSIAASEETSFDSIVAAAVKSGCDLICIAPGQRLTEASDVALAPSDDSGTANVAVLIFAADSRPATSRAIGRLLDEHRAIADTVHALLDMVRTARAAGQQPEPISMRETVKRLRDLQIRRHSLKEDARLFPRLRERTSVADAELDELECRHQRDKQLLDELAELSELVGRDSEPGVIVRRLEQALGAYAQFTWEHLGREEGVVLPIARRYLRDEDWNDIVMAFDATAANSATGKT from the coding sequence ATGGGTTCATGCATTGAAGCAACCGGTCACGCAGTCGCGTTTGCGCAGTCGATGGGTGCGCGCGTGACCTTCCTGCCCATTTTGTACCAACATGCTGCCACGCTGCACCGCCTGGCCTCGCGCGCAGGCAACGTCACGGAGCGCACATTGGAACTGCTGGCTCGGGCCGAGGCTGCGGCGCGCGCGCAAGGCGTGCCGTATTCGTCCATCGCTGCCAGCGAAGAAACGTCGTTCGACAGCATCGTCGCGGCGGCAGTCAAGTCCGGATGCGATCTGATTTGCATCGCCCCTGGCCAACGGCTGACCGAAGCGAGCGACGTCGCGCTTGCACCGTCCGATGACTCTGGTACGGCCAACGTGGCAGTCCTGATATTCGCGGCAGACAGTCGCCCAGCAACCTCGCGCGCGATCGGCAGACTCCTCGACGAACACCGCGCCATCGCCGACACCGTCCACGCGCTGCTGGACATGGTCCGCACCGCACGCGCCGCCGGTCAGCAGCCCGAGCCGATATCGATGCGTGAAACGGTCAAACGCCTGCGTGATCTTCAGATACGCCGGCATAGTCTTAAGGAAGATGCCAGGTTATTCCCGCGGCTGCGCGAGCGCACTTCCGTTGCGGATGCTGAGCTGGATGAACTCGAATGCCGGCATCAGCGCGACAAACAACTCCTCGACGAACTGGCCGAACTCTCCGAACTCGTCGGGCGTGACTCGGAACCGGGCGTCATCGTTAGGCGGCTCGAACAGGCTCTAGGCGCTTACGCGCAATTCACCTGGGAGCATCTGGGACGGGAAGAAGGCGTGGTACTACCCATCGCGCGGCGCTATTTGCGAGACGAGGACTGGAACGACATCGTAATGGCATTCGACGCAACGGCGGCGAACTCCGCCACGGGGAAAACCTGA